In Marinobacter sp. LQ44, the following are encoded in one genomic region:
- a CDS encoding alpha/beta hydrolase has product MAGWHSRVFLMNFRLSKRPTQLILLVFIALLQTGCSSVFFYPDKVTYITPDRLNLEYEDIYLDTADGETLHGWWLPALTEEPAKGTVYYLHGNAQNVSAHILNVAWLPEQGYNVFAIDYRGYGQSTGAPDIEGALHDTETGLRWLAERHPENDHPLFLLGQSLGGGLGIALASEWVQRSEQPQLSGVILDGTFSGFRLIAREKLGEFWLTWPFQIPLSWSITDDYEGVDRIANIAPVPVKIIHSARDGIIPFHHGMRLYEAAEQPKDFLRTDTPHGATFVLPAYREAVLEFMDGAF; this is encoded by the coding sequence ATGGCAGGCTGGCATTCACGCGTATTTCTGATGAACTTCAGGCTGAGCAAACGTCCAACACAACTCATCCTGCTGGTCTTTATCGCCCTGCTGCAAACCGGCTGCAGCAGCGTGTTCTTCTACCCGGACAAGGTAACCTACATCACCCCGGACCGCCTGAATCTGGAGTATGAAGACATCTACCTGGATACCGCCGATGGCGAAACCCTCCACGGCTGGTGGCTGCCCGCCCTCACAGAAGAACCCGCCAAAGGCACGGTCTATTACCTGCACGGCAACGCCCAGAACGTCAGCGCCCACATCCTCAACGTCGCCTGGTTGCCGGAGCAAGGCTACAACGTATTTGCCATAGACTACCGGGGCTACGGCCAATCCACCGGCGCGCCAGACATAGAAGGCGCCCTGCACGACACCGAAACCGGCCTGCGCTGGCTCGCAGAACGCCACCCCGAAAACGACCATCCCCTGTTCCTCCTCGGCCAAAGCCTCGGCGGCGGCCTCGGCATCGCCCTGGCCAGTGAATGGGTACAGCGCAGCGAACAACCCCAGCTCAGCGGCGTGATCCTCGACGGCACCTTCTCCGGCTTCCGCCTGATCGCCCGTGAAAAACTCGGAGAATTCTGGCTAACCTGGCCGTTCCAAATCCCCCTGAGCTGGAGCATCACCGACGACTACGAAGGCGTGGACCGAATCGCCAACATCGCCCCGGTCCCCGTCAAAATCATCCACAGCGCCCGAGATGGCATTATCCCGTTCCACCACGGCATGCGACTGTATGAAGCCGCAGAACAGCCCAAAGACTTCCTGAGGACCGACACACCCCATGGCGCGACGTTTGTTCTTCCGGCGTATCGGGAGGCGGTACTGGAGTTCATGGACGGGGCTTTTTAG